The sequence CCTCTTTGAGAAGCCCTGAAGGCTGGTCCTGGTCAGGTCTGGGCAGACCTCTGGGATGGAGCTATGTTGGCATCCAAGCAATTCCGGTTTCTGACACTCGGGGAATATGTTTCAATTTTCTACAAGTTTCAGAGAACTTTTGGCAAAACTTCCCTCTACCATAGAGAACAAAGCAGCAAAAGTATCCCCAAATGTATAAGATACCtcaggacatttcttttttttttttcaacgtttatttatttatttatttattttcgggacagagagagagcatgaacgggggaggggcagagagagagggagacacagaatcggaaacaggctccaggctccaagccatcagcccagagcctgacgcggggctcaaactcacggaccgcgagatcgtggcctggctgaagtcagacgcttaaccgactgcgccacccaggcgcccccctcaggACATTTCTATGCAATGACctataaacaagaaaaaggaggaaggaagaaatttctgcatttttaaagtcagaaatCCTTACCTGTAGCCTCAGCAGTTGCTTCCTCAGAGCTATCAGTGTTTGATTCCACTTCAGTAGATAATTCTAGGACAACAAAATGGAGGATGGCTTTGATCATCAGCTTACATTGGGAAATCAAGTACACTGGAGGAAAGCAGGCTTTCTCTCAGAAATGCAATGAGAGCTCACCAACTCCTGCCCAGGCCTCCTCTGAAGCCCAAACCCTCACCTACCAAAGGTTGGTGTGTTCTCAACATGCACATCCGTCGTCGATTCTACACCAATGGAGACTAGGTCAGTGGTTGACTCTGGGGTGGCCGTGGACTCCAGGTCAGTGGACAACTCCAGGTCGGTGGAGGACTCCAGGTCAGTGGAAAATTCCAGATCGGTGGAGAACTCTGGGTCAGTGGTCAACTTCAGGGCAGCAGTGGACTCCGCGGTGGTGGACAACTCCAGGTCAGCGGGGGACTCTGGGTCAGTGGTCAACAACAAGGTGGTAGTGAATTCTGTGGTGGTGGATGACTCCAGGTCGGTGGGGGACTCTGGGGTGACAGTGGACTCCGGGTAAGTAGATGACTCCAGGATGGCGGGGGACTCTAGTTCAGCGGTAAATCCAAGGGCATTAATCAACTCAAGGTCAGTGGTCAAGTCTAGGTCAGTAATGAATTCCAgaggagccaaaaaaaaaaaaaaagtagaagaagaagacgacaacaaagaagaagaagaagaagaagaagaggaggaggaggaagaggaaaaggaagaagaagaaggggaagacgaggaggaggaagaagaagaattatTTAAGTACTatctaggaaaaatattttcaccatCTCTACACTACTTCAAGCTAGATCTTTTTCTGGGGAAAATCTGGAACATAAAAGAGTATATTGAGTCAAGTGTGGTCTCACCACAAGTTTCTCTCCTGCCAAGTGCTAGAAAGGGCAGAAGACTTTAACTGCCACCCGGGAGTATGCTCAAAGCCCGCTACACCATCTTTCTTTGAGAGGGTCAGTTTAGGAAGAAGAATTCAATACTGTGCCTCTATATACAAATTAGACAGAAACCGAATAAAAACTCCAGGGATATCCTTCCTTGGATATAATCCTTCCAGGTTCctgaaaactaaaaagagaaaccaaaagggGGAAGGAGCCAGGAAAACAGCTATTTCCAAGGTGCATAAACCAGAATGGAATCGACTCTAAAATGGGCTACTCCTACCGGTTTTTCACTTACTGGGTGAAGTCTAAGACCCAACTTCCCAGTCTCTCCCATAGAATGCACAATCCAGATATTTGGGGGTTTGCTCACCATAAGAGCATCATAACCATGTAGACCTGATGAGCTTACAACCAGGGTCTTCTTGAGCCTGTAGTGAATCTTTTGCTGTAGTGAAATATACCCAGTCATTGTGGCTGCCTAGCCTCGATGACCAGGTTATGGGCACACTGCCAATGAGGCCAAAATCATTAGCTCTCTAATTTAGTCACTATGCTGTATCATTCATGCATATACAGTAAAGAACCCCAAATACAGCATCTGATCAATTGAAAGGTATCAGAGGGAGTTCTGGGAGGAAGAGGATGGGGGAAAGTAattagttttaaagtttttttaatgtttatttatttttgagagagagagagtgagagaatgagtggaggatgagcagagagaaagaaagacagagactctaaagcagactccacactgttagcacagaacccgaagcagggctcgaactcacgaatcatgagaccatgagctaagtcgaaatcaagacttggacgcttaactgactaggtCACCCAGTGGCCctgaaagtaattattttaacGCAAAAGAATGAACACCCTTTCTCCCGAGAAATCAAATTGAATTCggaaagaagtagaaaagaaagcCCTTAGGGGaaagctttccttttctctccggTTCAGGAAGAcccctatttctttcctttctcggTGTGATTCATAAGTTTCCATTCCAGACACCCCGATTTCCATTGCCCGTGACTGAATGAACTGCTGAAGCACTCTGAACTGCACTCTGCTCTAAAATGAGGATACAACCTAGGACTTTTCAACCGACACTAAATAGAATAAAGCCTCTTTAGGACCCAAGAGTGAATAGGGCCACAGAAAACCCTCAGTAGTGATGTtttcccatcacccaccctaAGCCCATCTAGCCCAAACTTATTACCTTTATGAGATCAATTCAAGCACCTAATCCACATTTTAGCTTAGCACTCCATGTGTCCAAGGCGCCGGGGCTCTGCCACCTGCCCATCTCCAACTTAACACCAAGTGGATATAATTTCACCCACTTCACTTTACAACATTCACTGCTAATCTTTGTCTTTTGCTCTTTCTGTTTCTGCAGaaagaccccccaccccccccacacaccccccacacaTACACCCCATAAAAGAATTTTAGTTTCATTCTCCAACAGACCTCCCAATGGTCCACTTACCCGGGAGTATTACAGGGTAAGCCACAGCCAAGGTAAACCAGGCTGTGACTATCAGGGCCTTCCTCAGCATGGTGCCAGCAGGAGCGCAAGAGGCTGGTGGAGGTTAAGTGGAAGGAAGCAGGTCCTGAGTGTGATGGACAGAGTTCCCTTGAGCTTTTATGCAACCCTCAGCCTCAGGTCCCTCAAGGCAGCTTTTCCAAGTGgttgtaggaaaaaaaagaaaaaaaaaagacagaaagaaaagaaaagaaaaagcaagccacGCCCCACCCGATGAGAATGCCCCTGGAGCAAAGGTGGGAAGGGAACTGGGGGCAGGGCTAAGCTAGAAGTATGGAAAATTCTGATAAGGACTGTGGCGAAATTAGGTTGCACCTTACCATTACCACCAACCTGCTGCTTCTCAGAGAGGCAGGGGGGAAAGTCTAGCTCCTCCAGGTCCCAGAAAATACCCCCTCCTGGCCTCAGGAGGTTGCAAATTTGTCATGGAGGCTGGAGCCTAGCCCTCTACCGCACTGGAAAGCTATTTTGTATCAGGGTGTGGGACTAAGAACCACAGTCAGAGCCTGATGGCTACTCTGATTCTAAGGGAGAGCCCTATTGCAAAGTCTTCTCACCCTAGCGGGTCCCTTAAAGAGAATTGTCAAAGAGAATAATTATTGCTACTATAACCACTACATAAtgacagaaacatctagaatcaTAAATTTTCACATGTGCTCCCATCTTATTTGATTCTCACCACGATCCTGTGTGTGAGACATTACTCTCCCCATTCTTCTGGTGAGGAAAGGAGAGGCTGAGACACTAAGTGACCCCAGATTCACTTGAAGATATTCCAGCTCTGAGGGAAGTCGCTAACATGGGATACACTTCCTGGCAGAGCAGACCTGGCTCCTGCTAGCGACTTCCTCAGTCCTCTAGGGGGCAGTAATAAGTCGCCATGGGGTCTTGGCTGAAGCACTGACTGGAACCCTCACAGGAGATGCAAACTAGACAGGGGACAGATAAGACTGTGGAGCTGGCTCACATCAGTCAACCTGGGCTCGCTATTACAAGACCCTTCTCTGGAAAGAAAGTTCTTTATCACAGATTCACAACTCCCATCCCAGGGCCAAACTCCCTTTAGCTCTCAGTGTTCCTTACTTACAAGATTCCAGCTGATTCCTGCTGCTCAGAAACCATGGGGTTTCTCTCAATACCATTGAGAGGAATAATAACAGCtcacatttattaagtacttaacTGTGTCCCACCGGAGTATGTTATTTTGTCCAATACAAACCCAAGTCAATTTTATTATTCTCCTTTCCTAGGTAAAGAAAGCAGGGCACAGGAAAGTTAGGGAACTTATGAAACGTCACGCAGTAAGTGTTCTAGAATCAGGAAGCAAACCTTCCTGTTGCTAGGGCCTATTGTGTCCATCACGCTCtttgtcctccccaccccccacccagttGTCACCCTGACTCTTCATGGCCAGCTTTGTCCTGCAAAGTGTGGCACTGCACAGGCTTCCCCTTaacggggtgggggaggaacatCCACATACATTAGAGAACATTCTGTTCTTCTATGAACTACCTTTCTTTGGCGAGCCCTGTGCATTTTGAAGGGTAACCGAAACACAATAGTCAGGAACTTGGGAAGCAAGAACTCTTGAAAAACTTGCAGGCAATGAACACCAGCAAATGATAGGACTCAGATGAGACAATAATCCAGTAAGTCATAGGTCAGTGGAAGAAGGGGGAGTTTTATCTGCATCAGCTACAATATGAGAATATTTCCTACCCGGAAACCTATAAGAATTGACTTCCAAATGTGCAAGATAGGATCTCTGAACTCTTTGGGGAGATTTACAAGTTCAGGTATGGAAGGGGCAGAAATGACCAACTTCTAGAAGCTTTGTTTTGCAGCTCAACCACCTAAAAATACAGATACTACTTTGGATATTCTTCCAAAGGTCATGGTCCATTTTTAGGTGCCGCGGTTTTCCCCAGAGGCAGTGAAAGAGCAGCTGATGACCTCTATATTGAAAACTGGGAGGAACTTGACGCGTCCTGAAGATGCGTCACTGTTTGTCACCACCTGAGTATTATCAAGTAACTGATACTGTGGGTGCAAGGAGGAGCCAGGCCTCTGGTAAGGTGAGATCTAATTAAACTGTACAGTTATAGGGTCTTTTTAATGAATATGGGC is a genomic window of Acinonyx jubatus isolate Ajub_Pintada_27869175 chromosome B4, VMU_Ajub_asm_v1.0, whole genome shotgun sequence containing:
- the LOC106965733 gene encoding integumentary mucin A.1-like isoform X1, producing MLRKALIVTAWFTLAVAYPVILPDLTTDLELINALGFTAELESPAILESSTYPESTVTPESPTDLESSTTTEFTTTLLLTTDPESPADLELSTTAESTAALKLTTDPEFSTDLEFSTDLESSTDLELSTDLESTATPESTTDLVSIGVESTTDVHVENTPTFELSTEVESNTDSSEEATAEATENVTATYSEEPMTRGPEEPSTSVGSNEYV
- the LOC106965733 gene encoding location of vulva defective 1-like isoform X4; the protein is MLRKALIVTAWFTLAVAYPVILPESPTDLESSTTTEFTTTLLLTTDPESPADLELSTTAESTAALKLTTDPEFSTDLEFSTDLESSTDLELSTDLESTATPESTTDLVSIGVESTTDVHVENTPTFELSTEVESNTDSSEEATAEATENVTATYSEEPMTRGPEEPSTSVGSNEYV
- the LOC106965733 gene encoding integumentary mucin A.1-like isoform X3 gives rise to the protein MLRKALIVTAWFTLAVAYPVILPESPAILESSTYPESTVTPESPTDLESSTTTEFTTTLLLTTDPESPADLELSTTAESTAALKLTTDPEFSTDLEFSTDLESSTDLELSTDLESTATPESTTDLVSIGVESTTDVHVENTPTFELSTEVESNTDSSEEATAEATENVTATYSEEPMTRGPEEPSTSVGSNEYV
- the LOC106965733 gene encoding location of vulva defective 1-like isoform X2 codes for the protein MLRKALIVTAWFTLAVAYPVILPDLTTDLELINALGFTAELESPAILESSTYPESTVTPESPTDLESSTTTEFTTTLLLTTDPESPADLELSTTAESTAALKLTTDPEFSTDLEFSTDLESSTDLELSTDLESTATPESTTDLVSIGVESTTDVHVENTPTFELSTEVESNTDSSEEATAEATENVTATYSEEPMTRGPEPSTSVGSNEYV